A single genomic interval of Spirosoma linguale DSM 74 harbors:
- a CDS encoding hypothetical protein (KEGG: bpy:Bphyt_0895 putative transmembrane protein) codes for MSWVLLGLPILFFAFVWQYYAVNIPKWDDHALRAFLFYSDQEPTLTGKIYQLFRQHNEHRIVYDRLITRLDYSLFGKLNFVHLMLVGNLSLVGLLLVFVAALRRSMPGRTTALYALPISLLLFNLSQWENMYWGMAALQNFSVVLWVLAAFYFLSYTRLWGLALVSATLATLTSGNGLIVWPIGFVILALRLPAYVPATGRQLYRPLLGWLAGAALVIGLYFTGFEKPDGIAYVKPGLTDLLKGWFAVLGAAAEALPVRTPLRTCILLGAVLFAAIVYVIVKTLWTNRVLIGKVFSGLVTRNTNVLKTEKVMASSTLFFWSSAAFILGTTLVVAWARTGFGVNLLITSRYKMYSLTGLSLVYFYTVANLPGRLARWWMMGSILSSCVFAGLTYYAFLDETIWWRHWLTTNQFNWTYTTNRPVTSSDSISQKYTPSTPAFYDAALPVLFGPAQQPALDLKLTEINGGFSIESATFPFQGLRDEGAYVVARSAKRTYLFPVWQNQQSVLAARFKPASVFTNGFKATLLDLELDAGSYRLFVLKVTSPTTFSLYPTNQQLTSKGPPATVSTKNW; via the coding sequence CATTCGTCTGGCAGTATTATGCCGTAAATATTCCCAAATGGGACGACCACGCCCTGCGGGCATTCCTGTTTTATTCTGATCAGGAACCCACCCTCACCGGAAAGATCTATCAGCTTTTCAGGCAGCATAACGAACACCGGATTGTGTATGACCGGCTCATCACGCGACTTGATTACAGCCTGTTCGGGAAGCTCAACTTTGTCCACCTCATGCTGGTTGGCAACCTGAGTCTGGTTGGCTTGCTGCTGGTTTTTGTAGCTGCGTTACGCCGGTCGATGCCCGGCCGGACAACCGCACTTTATGCCCTTCCTATATCCCTGCTGCTCTTCAACCTGTCGCAGTGGGAAAACATGTATTGGGGGATGGCAGCTCTGCAAAACTTCTCGGTTGTGTTATGGGTACTGGCGGCTTTCTATTTTTTGAGTTACACCCGTTTATGGGGGCTGGCGCTGGTGTCGGCTACGCTGGCAACATTAACCAGCGGTAATGGCCTTATAGTATGGCCAATCGGTTTTGTTATTCTCGCATTGCGTTTACCAGCTTACGTGCCTGCAACCGGCCGACAGCTTTACAGACCTCTGCTCGGCTGGCTGGCTGGGGCAGCACTGGTCATTGGACTTTATTTCACAGGCTTCGAAAAACCGGATGGTATTGCTTATGTAAAACCTGGGCTGACTGACCTGTTAAAAGGCTGGTTTGCCGTTCTGGGAGCAGCTGCCGAAGCCCTTCCGGTTCGCACTCCCCTTCGTACGTGTATTTTGCTGGGCGCTGTCCTGTTTGCGGCTATCGTTTATGTGATCGTCAAGACCCTCTGGACCAACCGAGTTCTTATCGGCAAGGTGTTCAGCGGCCTGGTAACGCGTAATACAAACGTACTGAAAACGGAAAAAGTGATGGCTTCCAGTACACTCTTCTTCTGGAGTAGTGCCGCTTTCATTTTGGGAACAACGCTCGTTGTCGCCTGGGCTCGGACGGGCTTTGGGGTCAATTTGCTCATTACGAGTCGGTACAAAATGTACTCCCTGACGGGTTTATCACTGGTATATTTCTACACGGTGGCGAACCTGCCGGGTCGGCTGGCCCGGTGGTGGATGATGGGAAGTATACTCAGCAGTTGTGTATTTGCCGGGCTGACATATTATGCGTTTCTGGACGAAACCATCTGGTGGCGGCACTGGCTGACAACCAATCAGTTCAACTGGACATATACGACCAACCGGCCCGTCACCTCCTCCGACTCTATATCACAGAAGTATACGCCCTCTACTCCGGCTTTCTATGACGCGGCATTACCGGTGTTATTCGGTCCAGCCCAACAACCGGCTCTCGACTTAAAACTGACCGAAATCAACGGTGGTTTTTCGATTGAGAGCGCAACCTTTCCTTTCCAGGGTTTGCGTGATGAAGGCGCTTATGTAGTTGCACGGTCGGCGAAACGGACGTACTTGTTTCCGGTCTGGCAAAACCAGCAGTCTGTTCTGGCGGCACGATTTAAACCGGCCAGCGTATTCACGAATGGATTTAAAGCAACCCTTCTCGATTTGGAGCTGGACGCGGGCAGTTATCGACTGTTTGTGTTGAAGGTGACGAGTCCAACTACCTTTAGTCTGTATCCTACCAATCAGCAACTAACTTCCAAAGGCCCACCGGCTACCGTGAGCACCAAAAACTGGTAG